One window from the genome of Choloepus didactylus isolate mChoDid1 chromosome 2, mChoDid1.pri, whole genome shotgun sequence encodes:
- the LOC119517138 gene encoding olfactory receptor 10T2-like has translation MKRENQSIITEFFLIGFSNLGHLQILLFFIFLLVYLTTLMANATIMTVIRLDRALHTPMYFFLFVLSCSETCYTLVIVPKMLTNLLSTNPAISFSGCATQLYFFVGFACTNCFLIAVMSYDRYIAICNPLNYTLIISQATCMQLILASSFCGFLISVVVNVLVFSVPFCASNRVNHFFCDISPVIKLGCTDTNLKEMVIFFLSILVLLVPFVLIFISYIFIVSTILKISSVEGQRKTFATCASHLTVVIVHYGCASFIYLRPTSLYSSDKDRLVAVTYTVITPLLNPLVYTLRNKEVKSALRKVLGRYSLPKTV, from the coding sequence atgaagagagaaaacCAGAGCATTATCACTGAGTTCTTCCTCATAGGATTCTCAAACCTGGGGCATCTACAGATCCTTCTCTTCTTTATCTTCTTACTAGTCTACCTGACCACTCTGATGGCCAATGCCACTATCATGACTGTTATCCGTCTGGACCGGGCTTtgcacacccccatgtactttttcctctttgtCCTCTCCTGCTCTGAAACCTGTTACACCTTAGTCATTGTACCTAAAATGCTGACCAACCTTCTTTCCACAAATCCAGCTATTTCTTTCTCTGGGTGTGCTACTCAGCTCTATTTCTTTGTGGGCTTTGCTTGTACCAACTGTTTTCTCATTGCTGTGATGAGTTATGATCGCTACATTGCCATCTGCAACCCTCTCAACTACACGCTCATTATCAGCCAAGCCACCTGTATGCAGTTGATTCTAGCCTCCAGCTTCTGTGGTTTCCTGATCTCTGTGGTTGTCAACGTCCTGGTGTTCAGTGTGCCCTTCTGTGCCTCCAATCGGGTCAACCATTTTTTCTGTGACATTTCCCCTGTCATCAAACTAGGCTGTACAGACACCAACCTGAAGGAGATGGTCATCTTTTTCCTCAGCATTCTGGTATTGCTGGTTCCCTTTGTGTTGATCTTCATTTCTTACATCTTCATTGTTTCCACCATCCTCAAGATTTCCTCAGTGGAGGGACAGCGAAAGACCTTTGCTACCTGTGCCTCCCACCTCACAGTGGTCATTGTCCACTATGGCTGTGCTTCCTTTATCTACTTGAGACCCACATCCCTGTACTCCTCAGACAAGGACAGGTTGGTTGCAGTGACCTATACTGTAATCACCCCACTACTCAACCCTCTTGTCTACACGCTGAGAAATAAAGAAGTGAAGTCAGCTCTGAGGAAGGTTCTGGGTAGGTACTCTCTTCCTAAAACTGTATGA